In Syntrophorhabdaceae bacterium, the following are encoded in one genomic region:
- a CDS encoding Hsp70 family protein — translation MAKKVIGIDLGTTNSVVAIMEGGEPKVIINEEGSRLTPSVVAFTKEGEVLVGQTAKRQAITNPENTIFSIKRFV, via the coding sequence ATGGCAAAAAAAGTCATAGGGATAGACCTTGGAACGACGAACTCTGTAGTAGCCATTATGGAAGGAGGAGAACCAAAGGTTATTATAAATGAGGAAGGAAGCAGGCTTACACCGAGCGTGGTTGCTTTTACCAAAGAAGGAGAAGTGCTCGTTGGCCAAACCGCTAAAAGGCAGGCCATTACCAACCCTGAGAATACAATCTTTTCTATCAAAAGATTTGTGG
- a CDS encoding metal ABC transporter permease, which yields MTGLTDLLSHGFIQRALIAGCFIAILCSTLGIFLVLKRLSLIGDGLAHVTFGSVAVGLLLRTHPFYTAVPIVMASALGILKLMEKARIYGDAAIGIVSSVGIAGGIILASAAGGFNVDLFSYLFGNILAISPAEVIVSIALSLALLCVVFFYYHELLSITFDEESAKATGIRTDRINKVLVLLIALTVVLAMRVMGIMLVSALLILPPATALQVARGFKTTIIISSLSGVLAVISGIFAAFLLDLPAGGAIVGVAFGLFLAVFVAVRVKAHYDLS from the coding sequence ATGACGGGCTTAACGGACCTTTTGAGCCACGGTTTTATTCAGAGGGCGCTCATCGCCGGGTGCTTCATTGCCATTCTCTGTTCAACGTTGGGGATTTTTCTTGTCCTCAAGCGTTTGTCTTTGATCGGCGACGGTCTTGCGCACGTGACATTCGGAAGCGTGGCCGTGGGGCTTCTTCTCAGAACGCACCCCTTCTATACGGCGGTCCCCATTGTAATGGCGAGCGCTTTGGGCATCCTCAAACTTATGGAAAAGGCCCGTATCTATGGGGATGCAGCGATCGGTATTGTATCGTCCGTGGGCATAGCCGGCGGGATTATACTGGCGAGCGCAGCCGGGGGGTTCAACGTGGATCTTTTCAGCTATCTCTTCGGGAACATACTGGCTATAAGTCCCGCCGAAGTGATCGTCTCCATAGCGCTCTCCCTTGCGCTCCTGTGCGTCGTTTTCTTCTATTACCACGAGCTCCTTTCAATTACCTTCGACGAAGAATCGGCTAAAGCCACAGGGATCAGGACAGATCGGATCAACAAGGTCCTTGTGCTTCTCATCGCACTGACTGTGGTGCTTGCCATGAGGGTCATGGGAATCATGCTCGTTTCCGCCCTTCTCATCCTGCCCCCGGCCACGGCCCTTCAGGTGGCAAGAGGATTCAAAACAACGATAATCATTTCGTCTCTATCCGGCGTCCTTGCGGTGATATCCGGTATATTTGCCGCCTTTCTGCTGGATTTGCCGGCAGGAGGGGCCATCGTCGGCGTTGCCTTTGGTCTCTTCCTGGCCGTCTTCGTTGCCGTACGGGTAAAAGCCCATTATGATTTATCTTAA